One genomic segment of Gossypium arboreum isolate Shixiya-1 chromosome 3, ASM2569848v2, whole genome shotgun sequence includes these proteins:
- the LOC108476019 gene encoding DEAD-box ATP-dependent RNA helicase 46 has protein sequence MTTAEAAAANLGPRYAPEDPTLPKPWKGLIDGTTGLLYYWNPETNVTQYERPTILPPPLPPGPPPAVSTPKLTPTSVAHSAQPNGAVAQMSQVQVVQGAKQLGQQMSQLAQQQGQIVGQQQGSMVAQVTDQQGAQQPGPKMGQQGQFIPQQHGPQAMQHPNQQMVSQIGQQTMQHQNSQMAQPQGHQYAHQHLQYMAYQQSVLPQGQQSSQQLAPHGAQHQGQQYPNREDYKAAVPKKEDVDFQLGSQTGFSPAQFQQMGTSSQNHSAGTNSVQTPPAGLYSGQQQQFTGSSVNMQQPTSMAHSQQTGTDLVQRQQGHRFQNQMGPSVMQSNMPPPGLNTGYEDKLHGRSGNDYYFSGSKDGQMMGPQQPSLSAIPMETRMSGLPHQNVPGHGGGFNAIGGHAVHNIYGHAGPPYPINALMRPPFVASADANHLSPADAYRKQHEVTATGDNVPAPFIRFEDTGFPPEILREIHSAGFSSPTPIQAQTWPIALQSRDIVAIAKTGSGKTLGYLIPAFMLLRQRRNNPLNGPTVLVLAPTRELATQIQEEAIKFGRSSRVSCTCLYGGAPKANQLKELDRGADIVVATPGRLNDILEMKKIEFGQVSLLVLDEADRMLDMGFEPQIRKIVNEIPPRRQTLMYTATWPKEVRKIAGDLLVNPVQVNIGSVDELAANKSITQYVEVVPQMEKERRLEQILQAQERGSKVIIFCSTKRLCDQLARSLGRNFGAVAFHGDKSQNERDWVLSQFRTGKSPILVATDVAARGLDIKDIRVVINFDFPTGIEDYVHRIGRTGRAGATGVSFTFFSEQDWKYAPDLIQVLERANQHVPPEVREIASRGGPGFGKDRGGMNRFNSPSGSGGRWDSGGRGGMRDGGFGGRGGMRDGGFGGRGGMRDGFGGRGGMRDSGFSGPGGRGDPFSGRGNRGGRGFGGPAGGHVGWGRNERSLHDQYNSFDGRGRGRGRGRGRFDNRRGIGDRSRGRSYSRSPDMVRTWRRSRSRSRSRSGSRSWSSRSRSRSRSRSRSRSRSRSWSRGRSRSYSRSPGRGRSRSHSRGRRSRSRSHSYERKDVAKRAFDSPPGSNEHNLQQKDVAKRAFDSPPPSNEQNFEQKDVAKQAFDSPGAQGNSVPENNSIEPLQTVGISELPQGEEGAGEVHESVTEP, from the exons ATGACGACTGCAGAAGCAGCAGCAGCCAATCTTGGCCCACGGTATGCACCGGAAGATCCTACTCTTCCGAAACCTTGGAAGGGGCTGATCGATGGAACAACTGGCCTCCTGTATTACTGGAATCCTGAGACCAATGTCACCCAGTATGAAAGGCCGACCATTTTGCCTCCACCCCTGCCACCGGGCCCTCCTCCTGCAGTTTCCACACCTAAGCTAACTCCAACCTCAGTTGCCCACTCTGCACAACCTAATGGTGCGGTGGCACAGATGAGCCAGGTGCAAGTTGTCCAGGGTGCAAAACAGCTGGGGCAGCAAATGAGCCAATTAGCTCAACAGCAAGGACAAATAGTTGGGCAGCAACAGGGTTCAATGGTAGCACAGGTTACGGATCAGCAGGGTGCACAACAACCAGGTCCAAAAATGGGACAGCAGGGGCAGTTTATCCCGCAGCAACATGGGCCACAGGCAATGCAGCACCCAAATCAGCAAATGGTGTCTCAAATTGGGCAGCAGACAATGCAGCATCAAAACTCACAAATGGCACAACCACAAGGACATCAATATGCACATCAGCATTTGCAGTATATGGCATATCAACAAAGTGTGCTTCCACAGGGCCAACAAAGTTCTCAGCAGCTCGCTCCTCATGGTGCACAACACCAGGGTCAGCAGTATCCAAATCGAGAAGATTATAAAGCGGCAGTTCCGAAAAAGGAGGATGTTGATTTTCAGCTAGGGAGCCAAACTGGGTTTTCTCCCGCTCAATTTCAACAGATGGGCACATCTTCTCAGAACCACTCTGCTGGAACTAATTCAGTTCAGACTCCACCGGCAGGTTTATATTCAGGTCAACAACAGCAGTTTACAGGCTCCTCTGTCAATATGCAACAGCCAACCTCTATGGCTCATTCACAGCAAACTGGAACAGATTTGGTTCAGCGGCAGCAGGGTCATAGGTTTCAGAATCAGATGGGCCCATCCGTTATGCAGTCTAATATGCCTCCTCCTGGTTTAAATACTGGTTATGAAGATAAACTACATGGCAGATCTGGAAATGATTACTACTTTAGCGGTAGCAAAGATGGGCAAATGATGGGTCCACAGCAGCCCTCACTTTCTGCCATACCCATG GAGACAAGGATGAGTGGTCTGCCACATCAAAATGTGCCTGGTCATGGTGGGGGATTTAATGCTATTGGAGGTCATGCGGTGCATAACATCTATGGTCATGCTGGTCCCCCTTATCCCATTAATGCCTTGATGAGGCCTCCATTTGTTGCATCTGCAGATGCTAATCATCTGTCTCCAGCTGATGCATATCGTAAGCAACATGAAGTCACAGCAACG GGAGACAACGTTCCAGCACCATTCATAAGATTTGAAGATACTGGTTTCCCTCCAGAGATACTGAGAGAG ATTCATTCTGCTGGTTTTTCCTCTCCCACTCCAATACAAGCACAAACATGGCCCATTGCACTACAAAGTCGGGACATTGTGGCTATTGCTAAAACTGGTTCTGGTAAAACATTGGGCTACTTGATTCCCGCTTTCATGCTTTTGAGGCAACGGCGTAACAACCCTCTGAATGGCCCAACAGTGTTGGTTTTGGCTCCAACTCGCGAGCTTGCTACACAAATACAGGAAGAAGCCATAAAATTTGGCCGATCTTCAAGAGTCTCTTGCACG TGTTTGTATGGTGGGGCTCCAAAGGCTAATCAATTGAAAGAGTTAGATCGAGGAGCTGATATAGTAGTGGCAACTCCTGGTCGGCTAAATGACATCCTTGAAATGAAGAAAATTGAGTTTGGACAGGTGTCACTCCTTGTTCTTGATGAAGCAGATCGAATGCTTGACATGGGTTTTGAGCCCCAGATTCGCAAGATTGTTAATGAGATACCTCCTCGCAGACAAACTCTGATGTACACTGCAACATGGCCCAAGGAGGTTAGAAAAATAGCAGGTGACCTCCTTGTCAATCCTGTCCAGGTGAACATTGGCAGTGTTGATGAGCTTGCTGCCAATAAGTCTATCACCCAG TATGTTGAGGTTGTTCCCCAGATGGAGAAGGAGAGGCGCCTGGAGCAGATTCTCCAAGCTCAAGAGCGCGGTTCAAAGGTTATTATTTTTTGCTCCACTAAGAGGTTGTGTGACCAGCTTGCTCGTAGTCTTGGACGCAACTTTGGAGCTGTTGCTTTCCATGGAGATAAATCTCAAAATGAAAGGGACTGGGTGTTGAGTCAGTTCCGAACTGGGAAATCCCCGATATTGGTTGCCACTGATGTTGCTGCTCGTGGGCTTGACATCAAAGATATAAG GGTGGTTATCAATTTTGATTTCCCTACTGGCATTGAGGACTATGTTCACCGAATTGGAAGGACTGGAAGAGCTGGTGCAACTGGGGTGTCCTTCACCTTTTTCTCTGAGCAGGACTGGAAGTATGCCCCTGACTTGATTCAAGTTCTGGAGAGAGCTAACCAGCATGTGCCTCCTGAGGTGCGAGAGATAGCTTCTCGTGGTGGGCCTGGTTTTGGGAAGGATCGAGGTGGAATGAATAGATTTAATTCTCCTAGTGGCAGTGGTGGGCGCTGGGATTCTGGAGGCCGTGGTGGAATGAGGGATGGAGGCTTTGGTGGCCGTGGTGGAATGAGGGATGGGGGCTTTGGTGGACGTGGTGGCATGAGAGATGGTTTTGGCGGTCGTGGTGGTATGAGGGATAGTGGCTTCAGTGGTCCTGGAGGGAGAGGTGACCCATTTTCTGGACGTGGAAACCGAGGAGGACGTGGATTTGGTGGCCCTGCTGGTGGTCATGTTGGTTGGGGCAGGAATGAGAGAAGCTTGCATGATCAATATAATAGTTTTGACGGGCGAGGACGTGGTCGTGGAAGAGGACGGGGACGATTTGATAACAGAAGAGGCATTGGTGATAGAAGTAGAGGCAGAAGCTATAGCCGAAGTCCTGACATGGTTCGAACTTGGCGCCGTAGCCGTAGCCGTAGCCGTAGCCGCAGTGGGAGTCGGAGTTGGAGTAGTAGGAGTAGGAGTAGGAGTAGGAGTAGGAGTCGAAGCAGAAGCAGAAGCAGGAGCTGGTCACGTGGTCGTAGCCGCAGCTACAGCCGTAGTCCTGGTCGAGGGCGGAGCCGAAGCCATAGCCGTGGCCGCCGCAGTCGAAGCCGTAGTCACAGCTATGAGCGGAAGGATGTTGCAAAGCGGGCATTTGATTCTCCTCCTGGTTCCAACGAACATAACTTGCAACAGAAGGATGTTGCGAAGCGAGCATTTGATTCTCCTCCTCCTTCCAACGAACAGAACTTCGAGCAGAAGGATGTTGCAAAGCAGGCATTTGATTCACCTGGTGCACAAGGCAATTCAGTGCCTGAAAATAATTCTATAGAACCGTTACAAACAGTTGGAATTTCTGAGCTACCTCAAGGAGAGGAGGGTGCAGGCGAAGTGCATGAATCAGTGACTGAGCCATAA